The proteins below come from a single uncultured Dethiosulfovibrio sp. genomic window:
- a CDS encoding alpha/beta hydrolase: MRKKTAKKSVILLGLMMLIGVTTIGATTSPSHGETEKAWDAHESHTKMHFDDNEMEFTLALILGATSNSGCEIGEAFVTAGRIVEGDSESWHREWVKTAELAEARGLRSLSGDHRVSAREQFMRASYYYRAALIGMLPDDPRFERTAEKSRDLLKKAGKLMTPELEYIEIPFEGTVLPGFYRRASVLPEKRKTLIMIGGGETFAEDLVFYISRQAHERGYNFLTVDLPGQGLLPLRGLTFRPDMYVPLRSVVDYALSKQEVDRERLAMFGISGGGGFVPQAAQEDDRIKAIAMNSAVVEAYDLFAAMPVATITEEDLKEFSSFKRNTIKVIAWRWGVPMDDIPGLVEANRGFSFDPARIKCPALSIVGAGEYADVNVQKQQSRFMEGVPHDQKALVVTPAEEGASNHCLTENRSVMSQEVFDFFDQAFDKE, encoded by the coding sequence ATGAGAAAAAAGACCGCAAAAAAGAGCGTGATCCTACTGGGGCTGATGATGTTAATCGGCGTAACGACGATCGGGGCCACTACATCCCCCTCTCATGGGGAGACGGAAAAAGCCTGGGATGCCCACGAGTCGCACACTAAGATGCACTTCGACGACAACGAGATGGAGTTCACCCTGGCTCTGATATTGGGAGCTACGTCCAACTCTGGGTGCGAGATAGGGGAAGCCTTCGTCACAGCAGGACGGATAGTGGAAGGGGATTCGGAGAGCTGGCACAGGGAATGGGTTAAGACAGCGGAACTAGCGGAGGCCAGGGGTTTAAGGAGCCTGAGCGGGGACCACAGAGTTAGCGCAAGGGAACAGTTTATGAGGGCCTCCTATTACTATCGCGCCGCGCTGATCGGCATGCTTCCCGACGATCCACGGTTCGAGAGGACCGCCGAAAAAAGCAGAGACCTGCTTAAAAAAGCGGGGAAACTTATGACCCCAGAGCTGGAGTACATAGAGATACCCTTCGAGGGCACGGTGCTCCCGGGGTTCTACCGCAGGGCCTCGGTCCTACCGGAAAAACGTAAAACCCTGATAATGATAGGGGGCGGGGAGACTTTCGCCGAGGATCTGGTCTTCTATATCTCCAGACAGGCCCACGAGAGGGGCTACAACTTTCTGACCGTTGACCTCCCGGGCCAGGGCCTTCTGCCTTTAAGGGGCCTTACCTTTAGGCCGGATATGTATGTTCCTCTTCGGTCCGTTGTGGACTACGCCCTATCCAAACAGGAGGTCGACCGGGAGAGACTGGCTATGTTCGGCATAAGCGGAGGGGGCGGTTTCGTGCCTCAGGCAGCACAGGAGGACGACAGGATAAAGGCCATAGCAATGAACAGCGCCGTGGTCGAGGCCTACGATCTTTTTGCCGCCATGCCGGTCGCCACGATAACCGAGGAGGATCTAAAGGAATTTTCGTCCTTTAAGAGAAACACCATCAAGGTTATAGCCTGGAGATGGGGAGTTCCCATGGACGACATACCGGGGTTGGTCGAGGCCAACAGAGGTTTCAGCTTCGATCCAGCCAGGATAAAGTGCCCCGCCCTTTCCATAGTTGGAGCGGGGGAGTACGCCGACGTAAACGTGCAAAAACAGCAAAGCAGGTTTATGGAGGGAGTCCCTCACGACCAAAAGGCCCTGGTGGTCACCCCTGCCGAGGAGGGAGCCTCAAACCACTGCCTGACGGAAAACCGGAGCGTCATGAGCCAAGAGGTTTTCGATTTCTTCGACCAGGCTTTCGACAAGGAATAG
- a CDS encoding CatB-related O-acetyltransferase, whose translation MDQERREMIEKARRHRNRRTFRAATPVMKGPDPDKVHPRRRYSQLVFLKNVIKSPNIIVGDYTYYDDIRGDRPLEFEKNVIHSVQEKLIIGKFCSIGAETVFVMSGGNHPIDNVSTYPFGLMGSGWEPASFRPVLKGDITIGNDVWIGFRATVLGGVKVGDGAVIGAGAVVTKDVPPYTVVGGNPASEIKKRFDDLTIEMLLNVRWWDWPPEKITRNVKILSSPSVGSLERCR comes from the coding sequence ATGGACCAAGAGCGAAGGGAAATGATCGAGAAGGCCAGGAGACACAGAAACCGGCGGACCTTCAGGGCCGCTACTCCTGTGATGAAGGGCCCCGATCCCGATAAGGTTCACCCCAGAAGGCGGTACTCCCAGCTGGTGTTCCTGAAAAACGTGATCAAAAGCCCCAACATAATCGTCGGAGACTACACCTACTACGACGACATCCGAGGGGACAGGCCCCTGGAGTTCGAGAAAAACGTGATTCACTCGGTTCAGGAAAAGCTCATCATCGGCAAGTTCTGCTCCATCGGTGCGGAGACGGTGTTCGTCATGAGTGGTGGAAACCACCCCATAGACAACGTGAGCACCTACCCTTTCGGCCTCATGGGCAGCGGTTGGGAGCCAGCGTCTTTCAGACCGGTTCTAAAGGGAGACATAACGATAGGAAACGACGTCTGGATCGGCTTTCGGGCCACCGTCCTAGGGGGCGTCAAGGTAGGTGACGGAGCGGTCATAGGGGCGGGGGCGGTGGTCACAAAAGACGTCCCGCCCTATACGGTGGTGGGGGGAAACCCGGCGTCGGAGATAAAAAAACGCTTCGACGACCTGACGATAGAGATGCTCCTTAATGTGAGGTGGTGGGACTGGCCGCCGGAGAAGATCACCAGAAACGTAAAGATCCTATCGTCGCCGTCGGTTGGCAGCCTGGAGCGGTGCCGATAG
- a CDS encoding alpha/beta hydrolase produces MAPSFRTIDVDDARLAYAVAGEGEPLLLIMGFGGTMDYWGFPFLSYLAKSFKVIAFDNRGVGESSLGTECPSISRFALDAAALLDRLGYPSAHVLGWSMGGYIAQELALERPDLLRRLVLYGTCSDHRAALAARKEAFGELMDTSLSDQGRTEVALEMLFPTTWLQEHPGFAQAFVSRPMTVYSRCADGIAAQVEAIASWEGCTSRLGRINARTLVIAGEMDHVIPPELSRKTAELIPNGGYDSFADGGHGLIYQYPKELAQMAAGFLGA; encoded by the coding sequence ATGGCCCCCAGCTTTAGGACCATCGACGTCGACGATGCCAGGTTGGCCTACGCCGTTGCGGGAGAGGGCGAGCCGCTCCTTTTGATAATGGGCTTCGGTGGAACCATGGACTACTGGGGTTTCCCCTTTCTCTCTTACCTGGCGAAGAGCTTTAAGGTCATAGCCTTCGACAATCGGGGTGTCGGCGAAAGCTCCTTGGGGACCGAATGCCCCTCTATCTCCCGGTTCGCCCTGGATGCGGCGGCCCTTCTGGACCGGCTTGGCTATCCCTCCGCCCACGTTCTAGGTTGGTCCATGGGGGGCTACATCGCCCAGGAGCTGGCCCTTGAGAGGCCCGACCTTCTGAGACGACTGGTCCTGTACGGAACCTGTTCGGACCACCGGGCGGCCTTGGCCGCCAGAAAAGAGGCCTTCGGCGAGCTGATGGACACCTCCCTATCGGATCAGGGCAGGACCGAGGTCGCCCTTGAGATGTTATTCCCCACGACCTGGCTCCAGGAACATCCCGGCTTTGCCCAGGCCTTCGTCTCCCGGCCCATGACGGTCTATTCCCGATGTGCCGATGGAATTGCGGCCCAGGTGGAGGCCATAGCCTCCTGGGAGGGGTGCACCTCAAGGCTGGGCAGGATAAACGCCAGGACCTTGGTTATAGCTGGAGAGATGGATCACGTCATACCGCCGGAGCTTTCAAGGAAGACCGCCGAGCTTATACCTAATGGAGGATACGACTCCTTCGCCGACGGAGGTCACGGCCTGATCTACCAGTATCCCAAAGAGCTGGCCCAGATGGCGGCGGGTTTCTTAGGGGCCTGA
- a CDS encoding lipoate--protein ligase produces the protein MNCIIHRGNDPFFNLAMEEVLFDRSSRTGEGYILLWRNAPTVVVGRFQNAAGEVNEPFLREKGVSVVRRTTGGGAVYHDLGNLNYTFILPVGDRDSKGLDFALYTRPLLDYLEELGVKAELTGRNDLTIEGKKFSGNAQHISKDTMLHHGTILFDTCLEDVAASLSVDPEKFKSKGVASVRSRVTNVSPHLPSPMTMDSFIEGLMAHFAAPFGQTPRALNDDEERAISAMRDSKYATWDWVWGSSPPFSLTAEHRFEKGKVQVYLDVKDGIISDAAIRGDFFSVQDPSGLEEALRSVKFDRESVASALQGLDVERHLMGISREDLIDLVMS, from the coding sequence ATGAACTGCATAATACATCGGGGCAACGACCCCTTTTTCAACTTAGCTATGGAAGAAGTCCTCTTCGATCGGTCCTCCCGAACCGGCGAGGGTTACATACTCCTCTGGAGAAACGCCCCCACCGTGGTGGTGGGCCGGTTCCAGAACGCCGCAGGGGAGGTCAACGAGCCCTTCCTGCGGGAAAAGGGCGTCTCGGTGGTCAGACGGACCACCGGAGGCGGGGCGGTCTATCACGACCTTGGCAACCTCAACTACACCTTTATCCTCCCGGTGGGAGATCGTGACTCCAAGGGGCTGGACTTCGCCCTCTACACCAGGCCTCTCCTGGACTACCTGGAGGAACTGGGGGTAAAAGCGGAGCTCACCGGCAGAAACGACCTAACCATAGAGGGGAAGAAATTCTCCGGCAACGCACAACACATAAGCAAGGACACCATGCTCCACCACGGAACCATACTGTTCGACACCTGTCTTGAGGACGTGGCGGCCTCCCTGTCGGTGGACCCAGAGAAGTTCAAGTCCAAGGGAGTGGCCTCGGTCAGGAGCCGGGTCACCAACGTGTCCCCACATCTTCCTAGCCCTATGACCATGGACAGCTTTATAGAGGGCCTGATGGCCCACTTCGCCGCCCCCTTTGGGCAGACACCAAGGGCCTTAAACGACGACGAGGAAAGAGCCATATCCGCCATGAGGGATTCAAAATACGCCACCTGGGACTGGGTGTGGGGAAGTTCCCCTCCCTTCTCCCTGACCGCAGAGCATCGCTTTGAGAAGGGCAAGGTCCAGGTCTATCTGGACGTAAAGGATGGAATCATCTCCGACGCCGCCATAAGGGGAGACTTCTTCAGCGTCCAGGATCCCTCGGGCCTTGAGGAGGCCCTGCGGTCGGTCAAGTTCGATCGGGAATCGGTTGCCTCCGCCCTTCAGGGTCTGGACGTGGAACGTCACCTAATGGGGATTTCCAGGGAGGACCTTATAGATCTGGTGATGAGCTGA
- a CDS encoding TetR family transcriptional regulator — MARRTREEAAKTREKLLSVATQLFSEKGVDGVTLVEIGKEAGFTKGALYRHFGGKAGLLKELMDYGAEKVDQLEESCLKGPGEPLDRLRAMVMEEMKVFEGRQELQRILAIFLDRRSLAEDEGILLSIESLRDRTIGRIKLVLEEAGDIGQISRDVDLTVAAESLRLLIFGLMERKLYSSSPYDLSYQAKPMLELFFRALRP; from the coding sequence ATGGCTCGTAGAACCCGTGAGGAAGCCGCCAAGACCAGGGAAAAGCTTCTCTCCGTGGCTACTCAGCTTTTCTCGGAGAAAGGGGTTGACGGAGTCACCTTGGTGGAGATAGGCAAGGAGGCGGGGTTCACAAAAGGGGCGCTGTACCGCCATTTCGGCGGAAAGGCGGGGCTCCTAAAGGAGCTCATGGACTACGGGGCGGAGAAGGTGGACCAACTGGAGGAATCCTGCCTGAAGGGACCAGGAGAGCCCTTGGACAGGCTCCGTGCCATGGTGATGGAGGAGATGAAGGTATTTGAAGGCCGTCAGGAGTTGCAACGGATACTGGCCATATTTCTGGATCGCAGAAGCTTAGCGGAGGACGAGGGGATACTGCTGTCCATAGAGTCCCTCAGGGATAGGACCATTGGAAGGATAAAGTTGGTGCTGGAGGAGGCTGGGGATATAGGGCAGATATCCCGTGACGTCGACCTGACCGTGGCGGCGGAGAGCCTTAGACTGTTGATCTTCGGCCTTATGGAGAGAAAGCTATACTCCTCCTCCCCCTATGACCTATCCTATCAGGCCAAGCCTATGCTGGAGCTTTTCTTCAGAGCGCTAAGGCCATAG